Proteins from a genomic interval of Scomber scombrus chromosome 11, fScoSco1.1, whole genome shotgun sequence:
- the LOC133991131 gene encoding transcriptional regulator Myc-like has protein sequence MPPVLTMNYDYDYDSVQPCFFLEEDEDFYPPPRSQLLPGPSDDIWKKFELLPTPPRSPSRRPSLSDVLLTDHEHLEVVPDVLDGDGYPSAAFLQSFIIQDCMWSSSFAAATELEKVVSERLASLRARRDSSINNSNSSVSIKAADQQVNTDYLQDFHTVATDCIDPSVVFPYTALSEKSRDEAETEVASEVCLDSPPISSSDSESEEEEECGEEEECGEEDEEIDVVTVDRRKSSRRCDVSSRTDVSPLVLKRSHINIHQHNYAAPQPSSSHQQPAGKRMKSEGTSSAPRQSGGRKCWSPASDGGDDGDNDRRRTHNVLERQRRNELRMSFLSLRDQVPAVANNEKAAKVAILKKATEFVVELGEDEKRLRAMKDELRKRSRELKHRLQQLRTSH, from the exons ATGCCGCCGGTCTTAACCATGAACTACGATTATGACTATGACTCGGTCCAGCCCTGCTTCTTCctggaggaggacgaggacTTCTACCCTCCTCCACGCAGCCAGCTGCTGCCGGGCCCTAGCGACGACATCTGGAAGAAGTTCGAGCTGCTGCCGACGCCTCCTCGGTCGCCCAGCCGCAGACCGTCTCTGTCCGACGTCCTGCTCACCGACCACGAGCACCTGGAGGTTGTGCCCGACGTGCTGGACGGCGACGGCTACCCCAGCGCGGCCTTCCTGCAGTCCTTCATCATCCAGGACTGCATGTGGAGCAGCAGCTTCGCCGCCGCCACCGAGCTGGAGAAGGTTGTGTCTGAGAGGCTGGCGTCACTGCGAGCACGACGGGACTCCTCcatcaacaacagcaacagcagcgtCTCAATCAAAGCAGCCGATCAGCAGGTGAACACAGACTACCTGCAGGACTTCCACACGGTGGCGACTGATTGCATCGACCCCTCTGTGGTCTTTCCGTACACCGCGCTGAGCGAGAAGAGCCGCGACGAAGCAGAGACGGAGGTGGCGTCAGAAGTGTGTCTCGACTCACCGCCGATCAGCAGCAGCGACAGTGAATCAG aagaagaagaggagtgtggggaggaggaagagtgtggggaggaggatgaggagatcGACGTGGTGACGGTGGACAGGAGGAAGTCGTCCCGGCGGTGTGACGTCAGCAGCAGAACAGACGTTTCCCCGTTGGTCCTGAAGCGCTCTCACATCAACATCCACCAGCACAACTACGCCGCCCCGCAGCCATCATCCAGCCACCAACAGCCTGCTGGGAAGAGGATGAAGTCGGAGGGAACCAGCTCGGCACCGAGGCAGAGCGGCGGCCGCAAGTGCTGGAGCCCGGCGTCCGACGGTGGCGACGACGGCGACAACGACAGACGCCGGACTCACAACGTGCTGGAGAGGCAGCGCAGGAACGAGCTGAGGATGAGCTTCCTGTCGCTCAGGGATCAGGTGCCGGCCGTGGCCAACAACGAGAAGGCGGCCAAGGTGGCGATCCTGAAAAAGGCCACCGAGTTCGTCGTGGAGCTCGGAGAGGACGAGAAGAGGCTGCGAGCGATGAAGGACgagctgaggaagaggagcagagagctgaaacacagactgcagcagctcaggacttcacattaa